One window of the Rufibacter radiotolerans genome contains the following:
- a CDS encoding pseudouridine synthase, protein MARNEDTPQEGNDRARDNSRGGERKVFGRGTRFDRPAPGDREGGFRNRERKPENTDRPAGDRAERPRREDAPDGEVNTRREDRERAPRRENDRRGGDFRPARGFERPDRGNDRGADRPRGGADRPDRSDRPAREGGFNPSEGRDSRGSGGSYQDRREGGSRPTRGGEERGGERRSFGNRDDRGGERRSGDRPAFGAGREDSRGARSGDRPDRGGFRKEGFSSDRPDRGAGRGGDDRRERTGDREGGSFNRRDDRRSDAPRENRPFSGNRDETSGERPARREGDRPFDRSAPRENRGREDRSSSFQRRDDRPERAHSRPERSDRPDRDSKGFKEGRFGRSDEETQEAPAYNLRRYEERQKKKKPEGASDELRLNRYIANAGICSRREADELIAAGEIKVNGEVVTEMGYKVAPSDTVQYGRKTLSREKTVYVLLNKPKDFLTTTDDPEGRKTVMDLIKNASKERLFPVGRLDRNTTGLLLFTNDGELAQKLTHPSNKVSKIYQVELDKPITQEHLKQIQEGVELEDGKAIVDDLGLLGDSNKFLGLEIHIGRNRIVRRIFEHLGYDVVTLDRVQYAGLTKKDLPRGNWRFLSEKEVVRLKYFM, encoded by the coding sequence ATGGCTAGAAACGAAGATACGCCTCAAGAAGGCAACGACCGCGCACGTGATAACTCCCGCGGCGGCGAAAGAAAAGTATTTGGCAGAGGCACCCGCTTTGACCGCCCTGCCCCCGGAGACCGTGAAGGCGGCTTCCGGAACAGAGAAAGAAAACCAGAAAATACAGACAGACCCGCAGGTGACCGTGCCGAAAGACCACGCCGCGAAGATGCGCCTGACGGCGAAGTAAACACCCGCCGCGAAGACCGCGAGCGCGCTCCCAGAAGAGAAAACGACCGCCGAGGCGGCGACTTCCGTCCGGCCCGCGGCTTTGAAAGACCAGACCGCGGCAATGACCGTGGTGCAGACAGACCCCGTGGCGGCGCTGACCGCCCAGACCGTTCTGACCGTCCGGCCAGAGAAGGCGGCTTTAACCCTTCAGAAGGCAGAGATAGCCGCGGCAGCGGAGGTTCTTACCAGGACCGCCGTGAAGGTGGTAGCCGCCCAACCCGCGGAGGTGAGGAAAGAGGCGGCGAACGCCGTTCTTTTGGCAACCGCGATGACCGTGGCGGCGAGCGCCGCTCTGGCGACCGTCCCGCTTTTGGTGCCGGCCGTGAAGACAGCCGTGGCGCCCGTAGCGGTGACCGCCCCGACCGGGGTGGTTTCAGAAAAGAAGGCTTCTCCTCTGACCGCCCAGACCGTGGCGCAGGCCGCGGCGGCGATGACCGCAGAGAAAGAACCGGCGACAGAGAAGGAGGCAGCTTTAACCGCCGCGATGACCGGCGCAGTGACGCTCCCCGCGAAAACAGGCCGTTTTCTGGAAACAGAGACGAAACCAGCGGAGAACGCCCGGCCCGCAGAGAAGGCGACAGACCTTTTGACCGCAGCGCCCCGCGTGAGAACCGTGGCCGTGAGGACCGTTCCTCTTCATTCCAGCGCCGTGATGACCGTCCGGAGCGTGCCCACAGCCGCCCAGAGCGTTCTGACCGCCCTGACAGAGACAGCAAAGGATTTAAGGAAGGCCGTTTTGGCCGTTCAGATGAAGAAACCCAGGAGGCTCCGGCCTATAACCTGAGACGCTATGAAGAGCGCCAGAAGAAGAAAAAGCCAGAGGGTGCCAGTGATGAACTGCGTCTGAACCGCTATATCGCCAACGCCGGTATTTGTTCGCGCCGTGAGGCCGATGAGCTTATTGCCGCCGGTGAGATCAAGGTAAACGGAGAGGTGGTAACCGAGATGGGCTATAAAGTAGCGCCTTCTGATACCGTGCAATATGGCCGCAAAACCCTTAGCCGGGAGAAAACGGTGTACGTGCTCCTCAACAAACCCAAAGACTTCCTGACTACTACTGATGACCCGGAAGGCCGCAAGACTGTCATGGATCTGATCAAGAATGCCTCTAAGGAGCGCTTGTTCCCGGTAGGCCGTCTGGACAGAAATACCACTGGTCTGTTGCTGTTCACCAATGACGGCGAACTGGCCCAGAAACTGACGCACCCGTCTAACAAGGTCTCTAAGATTTACCAGGTGGAGCTGGACAAGCCTATCACCCAGGAACACCTGAAGCAGATTCAGGAAGGGGTGGAGCTGGAAGACGGCAAAGCCATAGTAGATGACTTAGGCCTATTAGGTGACAGCAACAAATTCCTGGGGCTGGAGATCCACATTGGACGTAACCGCATTGTACGCCGCATCTTTGAACACCTGGGCTATGACGTTGTCACCCTGGACCGCGTGCAATATGCCGGCCTTACCAAAAAAGACCTGCCTAGGGGCAACTGGCGCTTCTTGTCAGAAAAAGAAGTGGTGCGCCTGAAATACTTTATGTAA
- a CDS encoding hemolysin family protein yields the protein MDLATLYIAIAAGVLLLSLFSVAEVATRYTTRPLISLEASENQSSLLGFLLRREKLLFLTIQLGLGLGVVLLGFGLFGSLAFYLNQFLMTVWAYLLAGTVTLLANWVLVVGVGTMASLSAPAGLLKLVAGPVAFFLLLFYPFTALLTSVFSLFSGKDPENEKELLSNALAFQPFAVKLQTPEEATLAMVNSSEVDSKIFHNALEFKTVKVRECMVPRTEIDAIELEEGVDVLRQAFIETGHSKILIYQDSLDHILGYCHQFSLFTNPATLEEILTPMEAVPENMLAKELFVKFITEHRSIVLVLDEFGGTSGIVTLEDVMEEILGDINDEYDEEDLLEQPLPEPGSYLFSARQEIDYLNDAYDLNLPEGDYETLGGFILSVLEEIPSAGDVIVVPPFEIRILSMDEHRINTVHLSVKLGAAEE from the coding sequence ATGGATTTAGCCACCCTATACATTGCTATTGCGGCGGGCGTACTGCTGCTATCGCTTTTCAGCGTGGCTGAGGTGGCTACCCGCTATACTACGCGGCCTCTTATTTCCTTGGAGGCCTCAGAAAACCAATCATCCTTGCTGGGCTTTCTGCTGCGCCGGGAAAAGCTGCTGTTCCTGACTATTCAACTGGGGCTGGGGCTGGGGGTAGTCTTGCTGGGTTTTGGCCTGTTTGGCAGCCTGGCGTTTTACCTGAACCAATTCCTGATGACCGTCTGGGCCTATCTGCTGGCCGGAACCGTCACGCTGCTGGCCAACTGGGTGCTGGTGGTGGGTGTGGGTACCATGGCTAGCCTTTCGGCCCCGGCCGGGTTGTTGAAACTGGTGGCGGGGCCGGTGGCTTTTTTTCTGTTGCTCTTCTATCCGTTCACGGCGCTGCTTACATCTGTTTTTAGCCTGTTTTCTGGAAAAGACCCCGAAAACGAGAAAGAGCTGCTTTCCAATGCCCTGGCGTTCCAGCCGTTTGCGGTAAAGCTGCAGACCCCAGAGGAGGCTACCCTGGCCATGGTGAACTCCAGTGAGGTAGACAGCAAGATCTTCCATAACGCCCTGGAGTTCAAGACCGTGAAAGTGCGGGAGTGCATGGTGCCCCGTACCGAGATTGACGCCATTGAGCTGGAGGAAGGGGTAGACGTGCTCAGGCAGGCCTTCATTGAGACTGGCCATTCCAAGATCCTCATCTACCAGGACTCCCTGGACCATATTCTGGGCTACTGCCACCAATTCTCGCTTTTCACCAACCCCGCCACGCTGGAGGAGATCCTTACCCCCATGGAGGCCGTGCCGGAGAACATGCTGGCCAAAGAGCTCTTCGTGAAGTTTATTACCGAGCACCGCAGCATTGTGCTGGTGCTGGATGAGTTTGGCGGCACCTCGGGCATTGTGACCCTGGAAGACGTGATGGAGGAGATTTTAGGTGATATCAATGACGAGTATGATGAGGAAGACCTGCTGGAGCAACCGCTGCCAGAACCGGGGTCTTACCTGTTCAGTGCCCGCCAGGAAATTGACTACCTCAATGATGCCTATGACTTGAACCTGCCCGAGGGGGACTATGAAACTTTGGGGGGCTTTATCTTGTCTGTGCTGGAAGAGATTCCCTCGGCTGGTGACGTGATTGTGGTTCCTCCTTTTGAGATCAGGATCCTTTCCATGGATGAACACCGCATCAATACGGTACATCTCTCTGTTAAGTTGGGCGCCGCCGAAGAATAA
- the lptC gene encoding LPS export ABC transporter periplasmic protein LptC, whose product MRRIGLFYLMLLLSVLTWGCQGADDAVKPIEYKGPSSETYNQVTIYSDSAKTKLKLSAPVEQQLQNGDVVYPKGLYITFYEEGVPTSIISAKYAKYDKAKDLYFARNNVVVKNTKKNEQLNTEELFWQRQKRSIYTDKFVRITSAEEVVTGVGLTANEDFSNYQLKQFSGSFMLKQ is encoded by the coding sequence ATGCGTAGGATTGGTCTATTTTATTTGATGCTTTTGCTCAGCGTGCTTACCTGGGGTTGCCAGGGCGCAGATGACGCGGTGAAGCCTATTGAGTACAAAGGGCCCAGTTCTGAGACCTACAACCAGGTGACTATTTACAGTGACTCGGCCAAGACCAAGCTCAAGCTAAGTGCCCCGGTAGAGCAGCAGCTCCAGAACGGCGACGTGGTCTATCCCAAAGGCCTGTACATCACCTTCTATGAAGAAGGGGTGCCTACCAGCATCATCTCGGCTAAATACGCCAAGTATGACAAAGCCAAAGACCTCTATTTTGCCCGTAACAACGTGGTAGTAAAAAACACTAAGAAAAACGAGCAGCTCAACACAGAGGAATTGTTCTGGCAGCGGCAGAAAAGAAGCATTTACACAGATAAGTTTGTGCGCATCACCAGCGCCGAGGAAGTAGTGACGGGCGTAGGCCTCACCGCCAATGAAGATTTCTCCAATTACCAGCTCAAGCAGTTCTCGGGCTCTTTTATGTTAAAGCAATGA
- a CDS encoding type III pantothenate kinase has translation MLNLAIDRGNTRFKAGLFEDGQLVQQFTCPDFSSLGEKLAGLPVRNAIMASVSQESAALVQQLPVTGQHLLYTAQTPVPVQNNYGTPHTLGVDRLAAAVGAQYLFKERNCLIIDAGTCITYDLLLASGSFEGGTISPGITMRYQAVHTFTGKLPLLEGYELPPLPGKTTAEAIQGGILFGVKAEAEAMIQHYDRQYKPLTVVLTGGDAPFFESTVKARIFVIPELVLIGLNRILEYNV, from the coding sequence ATGCTGAATCTGGCCATTGACCGGGGCAACACCCGCTTTAAAGCCGGTCTTTTTGAAGACGGGCAACTGGTACAGCAATTCACCTGCCCAGATTTCTCCTCCTTGGGGGAGAAACTGGCGGGTTTGCCGGTCCGGAACGCCATTATGGCGTCGGTGAGCCAGGAATCAGCGGCCTTGGTGCAGCAGCTACCGGTAACGGGGCAGCATCTTCTGTATACTGCCCAGACACCGGTTCCGGTGCAGAACAACTATGGCACCCCGCATACGCTGGGCGTTGACCGGTTGGCTGCCGCGGTGGGCGCGCAATACCTGTTCAAAGAGCGCAACTGCCTGATTATAGACGCCGGAACCTGCATTACCTATGACCTGCTGCTGGCCAGCGGTTCTTTTGAGGGAGGTACTATTTCACCGGGTATTACCATGCGCTACCAGGCGGTGCATACGTTTACCGGTAAGTTGCCCTTGCTGGAAGGCTATGAATTGCCGCCCTTGCCGGGGAAGACCACCGCAGAAGCCATACAGGGAGGAATTCTCTTTGGGGTGAAGGCAGAGGCCGAAGCCATGATTCAACATTATGACCGTCAATACAAACCATTGACGGTGGTATTGACGGGCGGTGACGCCCCGTTTTTTGAAAGTACAGTAAAAGCACGCATCTTTGTCATTCCCGAACTGGTTTTAATCGGGTTAAACCGAATTCTTGAGTATAATGTATAA